A single genomic interval of Portunus trituberculatus isolate SZX2019 chromosome 41, ASM1759143v1, whole genome shotgun sequence harbors:
- the LOC123516530 gene encoding glucose-6-phosphatase catalytic subunit 1-like isoform X1 has translation MAASLMDTYHYWGAEFISSFQRLVPNRGRFFMQVSAVGDPGLAFTLYFPLLLSVHAGLGVRLMWTLLFCEWSNMILKWVLAGDRPFWWIHETTMYKGLPPPMYQFPITCETGSGNPSGHAKLNAAMFYVLVSAFITMVVQHSSSLSEQQKTWARRGLWAGYATWMVLVILSRTYVAAHFPHQCIAGVAIGIGMALLVARMPVLEVMSRKQYLALSATIITTVLGVYFGLQLGGWDALWSMEKAIKWCVKREYIHLDTMPFYSFSRFSGVSLGLGMGLSSPWYKKANRSRFNWKMTVSLAVLSLGMSQVGVMVHQSLPRSMVGLYPAEFLLNATVTFVLVAALPHLVRVASNVPAGDKFKKN, from the exons ATGGCGGCGTCGCTGATGGACACCTACCACTACTGGGGGGCCGAGTTCATCTCCAGCTTCCAGAGACT GGTGCCGAACCGAGGCCGCTTCTTCATGCAGGTGTCAGCGGTGGGGGACCCCGGCCTGGCCTTCACCCTGTACTTCCCTCTGCTGCTGTCCGTGCACGCCGGCCTGGGAGTGAGGCTCATGTGGACGCTGCTCTTCTGCGAGTGGTCCAACATGATCCTGAAATG GGTGCTGGCAGGGGACCGTCCTTTCTGGTGGATCCACGAGACAACCATGTACAAGGGCCTGCCGCCGCCCATGTACCAGTTCCCCATCACGTGCGAGACGGGCTCCGGCAACCCATCAGGCCACGCCAAGCTGAATGCCGCCATGTTCTACGTGCTGGTGTCCGCCTTCATCACCATGGTGGTGCAGCACAGCTCCAGCCTGAG TGAGCAGCAAAAGACGTGGGCGCGGCGCGGGCTGTGGGCGGGGTATGCCACTTGGATGGTGCTGGTGATCCTGTCCCGGACGTATGTGGCCGCCCACTTTCCCCACCAGTGCATCGCCGGAGTGGCTATCG GTATCGGCATGGCCCTGCTGGTGGCTCGCATGCCGGTGTTGGAGGTGATGAGTAGGAAGCAGTATCTCGCCCTCtccgccaccatcatcaccactgtgcTTGGCGTGTACTTCGGGCTTCA GCTGGGTGGATGGGACGCCCTGTGGAGCATGGAGAAGGCTATCAAGTGGTGCGTGAAGCGGGAATACATTCACCTGGACACCATgcccttctactccttctctaGGTTCTCCGGCGTGTCCCTGGGGCTCGGCATGGGTCTGTCCTCACCCTGGTACAAGAAGGCCAACCGCTCCAG GTTCAACTGGAAGATGACGGTTTCACTAGCGGTGCTGAGTCTGGGCATGAGTCAGGTGGGCGTGATGGTGCACCAGTCCCTGCCTCGCTCCATGGTGGGACTCTACCCGGCAGAGTTCCTTCTCAACGCCACCGTCACCTTCGTGCTGGTCGCCGCCCTCCCGCACCTGGTCAGGGTGGCGTCTAATGTTCCTGCAGGAGACAAATTCAAGAAGAACTAA
- the LOC123516530 gene encoding glucose-6-phosphatase catalytic subunit 1-like isoform X2: protein MQVSAVGDPGLAFTLYFPLLLSVHAGLGVRLMWTLLFCEWSNMILKWVLAGDRPFWWIHETTMYKGLPPPMYQFPITCETGSGNPSGHAKLNAAMFYVLVSAFITMVVQHSSSLSEQQKTWARRGLWAGYATWMVLVILSRTYVAAHFPHQCIAGVAIGIGMALLVARMPVLEVMSRKQYLALSATIITTVLGVYFGLQLGGWDALWSMEKAIKWCVKREYIHLDTMPFYSFSRFSGVSLGLGMGLSSPWYKKANRSRFNWKMTVSLAVLSLGMSQVGVMVHQSLPRSMVGLYPAEFLLNATVTFVLVAALPHLVRVASNVPAGDKFKKN from the exons ATGCAGGTGTCAGCGGTGGGGGACCCCGGCCTGGCCTTCACCCTGTACTTCCCTCTGCTGCTGTCCGTGCACGCCGGCCTGGGAGTGAGGCTCATGTGGACGCTGCTCTTCTGCGAGTGGTCCAACATGATCCTGAAATG GGTGCTGGCAGGGGACCGTCCTTTCTGGTGGATCCACGAGACAACCATGTACAAGGGCCTGCCGCCGCCCATGTACCAGTTCCCCATCACGTGCGAGACGGGCTCCGGCAACCCATCAGGCCACGCCAAGCTGAATGCCGCCATGTTCTACGTGCTGGTGTCCGCCTTCATCACCATGGTGGTGCAGCACAGCTCCAGCCTGAG TGAGCAGCAAAAGACGTGGGCGCGGCGCGGGCTGTGGGCGGGGTATGCCACTTGGATGGTGCTGGTGATCCTGTCCCGGACGTATGTGGCCGCCCACTTTCCCCACCAGTGCATCGCCGGAGTGGCTATCG GTATCGGCATGGCCCTGCTGGTGGCTCGCATGCCGGTGTTGGAGGTGATGAGTAGGAAGCAGTATCTCGCCCTCtccgccaccatcatcaccactgtgcTTGGCGTGTACTTCGGGCTTCA GCTGGGTGGATGGGACGCCCTGTGGAGCATGGAGAAGGCTATCAAGTGGTGCGTGAAGCGGGAATACATTCACCTGGACACCATgcccttctactccttctctaGGTTCTCCGGCGTGTCCCTGGGGCTCGGCATGGGTCTGTCCTCACCCTGGTACAAGAAGGCCAACCGCTCCAG GTTCAACTGGAAGATGACGGTTTCACTAGCGGTGCTGAGTCTGGGCATGAGTCAGGTGGGCGTGATGGTGCACCAGTCCCTGCCTCGCTCCATGGTGGGACTCTACCCGGCAGAGTTCCTTCTCAACGCCACCGTCACCTTCGTGCTGGTCGCCGCCCTCCCGCACCTGGTCAGGGTGGCGTCTAATGTTCCTGCAGGAGACAAATTCAAGAAGAACTAA